The following proteins are encoded in a genomic region of Bicyclus anynana chromosome 12, ilBicAnyn1.1, whole genome shotgun sequence:
- the LOC112048948 gene encoding ATP synthase subunit beta, mitochondrial-like, whose protein sequence is MFSTVGRAGLLATRTVVNNSLAEKTPLVAGALVNKRDYAAKAAAAGKGSGKVVAVIGAVVDVQFDDNLPPILNALEVQNRTPRLVLEVAQHLGENTVRTIAMDGTEGLVRGQPVHDSGSPIRIPVGAETLGRIINVIGEPIDERGPIPTDKTAAIHAEAPEFVEMSVQQEILVTGIKVVDLLAPYAKGGKIGLFGGAGVGKTVLIMELINNVAKAHGGYSVFAGVGERTREGNDLYHEMIESGVISLKDKTSKVALVYGQMNEPPGARARVALTGLTVAEYFRDQEGQDVLLFIDNIFRFTQAGSEVSALLGRIPSAVGYQPTLATDMGTMQERITTTKKGSITSVQAIYVPADDLTDPAPATTFAHLDATTVLSRAIAELGIYPAVDPLDSTSRIMDPNIIGAEHYNVARGVQKILQDYKSLQDIIAILGMDELSEEDKLTVARARKIQRFLSQPFQVAEVFTGHAGKLVPLEETIKGFSKILQGEYDHLPEVAFYMVGPIEEVVAKAETLAKSA, encoded by the coding sequence ATGTTTTCTACCGTTGGTAGAGCTGGTCTCCTGGCCACGAGAACGGTAGTAAACAACTCCTTGGCTGAGAAGACTCCATTGGTTGCCGGAGCCCTAGTGAACAAACGTGACTATGCAGCCAAAGCCGCAGCCGCAGGAAAAGGGTCAGGTAAGGTGGTGGCAGTCATCGGTGCTGTCGTGGACGTTCAATTTGACGATAATCTTCCGCCTATCCTAAATGCCCTGGAAGTTCAAAACCGAACGCCTAGACTCGTCCTCGAGGTGGCACAGCACTTGGGTGAAAACACCGTACGTACTATTGCCATGGACGGTACTGAGGGTCTCGTCCGTGGACAACCTGTCCACGACTCCGGCTCACCCATTCGTATTCCTGTCGGCGCTGAAACTCTCGGTCGCATCATCAACGTCATCGGAGAACCTATTGACGAGCGCGGCCCCATCCCCACCGACAAAACTGCCGCCATCCACGCCGAAGCCCCCGAATTCGTCGAAATGTCCGTGCAGCAGGAGATTCTAGTAACGGGTATCAAGGTCGTCGACCTCCTCGCCCCATATGCCAAAGGAGGCAAGATCGGTCTGTTCGGCGGCGCCGGTGTCGGCAAGACCGTACTCATCATGGAGCTGATCAACAACGTCGCCAAGGCTCACGGAGGTTACTCCGTGTTCGCCGGCGTCGGGGAGCGCACCCGCGAGGGTAACGACTTGTACCATGAAATGATTGAGTCCGGAGTCATCTCCCTGAAGGACAAGACTTCCAAGGTAGCTCTTGTGTATGGTCAGATGAACGAGCCCCCCGGCGCCCGCGCCCGTGTGGCTCTCACCGGGTTGACTGTGGCTGAGTACTTCCGTGATCAAGAGGGCCAGGATGTGCTGCTCTTCATTGACAACATCTTCCGTTTCACTCAGGCCGGTTCAGAGGTGTCTGCTCTGCTGGGTCGTATTCCATCTGCTGTGGGTTACCAGCCCACGCTGGCCACAGACATGGGTACCATGCAGGAGCGTATCACCACCACCAAAAAGGGTTCCATCACCTCTGTACAGGCTATCTATGTGCCAGCTGATGACTTGACTGACCCTGCCCCAGCCACCACTTTTGCTCACTTGGACGCCACCACTGTGCTGTCTCGTGCTATTGCTGAGCTCGGCATCTACCCTGCTGTGGACCCTCTCGACTCTACATCTCGTATCATGGACCCCAACATCATTGGCGCCGAGCACTACAATGTGGCACGTGGTGTTCAGAAGATTCTACAGGACTACAAGTCACTTCAGGACATCATTGCTATCCTGGGTATGGATGAGTTGTCTGAGGAAGACAAGCTGACTGTAGCACGTGCACGTAAGATCCAGAGGTTCCTGTCACAGCCCTTCCAGGTTGCCGAGGTATTCACTGGACACGCTGGAAAACTTGTACCTTTGGAGGAAACCATCAAAGGTTTCTCAAAAATCCTCCAGGGCGAGTATGATCATTTACCAGAAGTAGCATTCTACATGGTGGGCCCTATTGAAGAAGTTGTAGCAAAGGCTGAAACTCTAGCCAAGAGTGCATAA